A stretch of DNA from Thermithiobacillus plumbiphilus:
CTGATGGCCTGCAGGGTGTCGAGCCGCAGCTCGCGCTCCAGTGGGCTGACGATCTCCACCGGCGGCAGCTCGCCCAGCAATACCAGCACCGGGCCATCCGGGCCCGCAGCGCTCTTTAGAAGATGCAGGAACTCCTCGGGCGTGCCGCGCAGGAAATGCGGCTGAAAGCTTGATCCGGCGCGGTAACATTTGCGCGAGCGATCGTACAGGAGGCTGCCTGGAAAGAGAGTCAGATACAGGCCGATGTCATTGGAGGCCTGTACCCGGCTGATGCCGAAGGCATTGACCAGGTCGCGGGTGCCGAGGCAGTCGGTCCAGAGCACAGTGGCTTCCAGCAGGGTCAGGCGCTGGCGCACTTCCCACTTGAGCGGGGCTTCCTTATCGATCACGTGAATGGGCAATTTGATCTCGCCTGAACGGGAAAGTCGCATGATATGTAAAGAAACTTGACATATCAATGAGGCCGACTATTCTGGAATATAGCGCAATAAGGGGGGAACATGCTGCGCATTCTGCATACGGCCGACTGGCATCTGGGTCATAGCCTGCACGGCATCAGCCGCGATGAGGAGCATCGGCGCTTTCTTGACTGGCTGCTTTCGCAGTTGCAGACGCGCGCGGTGGATCAGTTGCTGATTGCGGGAGATGTGTTCGATACCGCCAATCCGCCTGCCAGCGCCCAGGCGCTTTTCTATGATTTTCTCGCCAGCGCGCGCCAGCATTGCCCGCATCTGGGCATCATCGTGCTCGGCGGCAATCACGACTCGCCGGCCCGGCTGGAAGCACCCCAGCCGCTGCTGGCCCGGCTCGGCGTGCAGGTCCTTGGCGCATTGCCGCGCGATGCTGTCGGCGTGCCGGATTTCGAGCGCCTGATCCTGCCCTTGAAAAACCGCGTCGGCGAGCTTGTCGCCTGGTGCGTGGCCATGCCCTTTCTGCGCCCCGCCGATCTGCCCGTGGTGACAGATGCTGATACCGATCCCCTGATCGAGGGGGTGCGCCAGGTCTATGCCGCAGCCCTGGCCGCAGCGCAGGCGCGACGCCAGCCGGGACAGGCCCTGATCGCCACGGGGCATTGCTACATGGTTGGCACGGAGATTTCGGCCCTGAGCGAGCGCAAGGTCTTGGGCGGCAATCAGCATGCCCTGCCGGTGGATCTCTTTCCTGACACGATCGATTACGTGGCCCTGGGGCACATGCACCGGCCGCAAAAGGTCGGCGGCCACGAGCATGTCCGCTACAGTGGCTCGCCCATTCCCATGTCGCTGTCAGAGGCCG
This window harbors:
- a CDS encoding exonuclease SbcCD subunit D C-terminal domain-containing protein translates to MLRILHTADWHLGHSLHGISRDEEHRRFLDWLLSQLQTRAVDQLLIAGDVFDTANPPASAQALFYDFLASARQHCPHLGIIVLGGNHDSPARLEAPQPLLARLGVQVLGALPRDAVGVPDFERLILPLKNRVGELVAWCVAMPFLRPADLPVVTDADTDPLIEGVRQVYAAALAAAQARRQPGQALIATGHCYMVGTEISALSERKVLGGNQHALPVDLFPDTIDYVALGHMHRPQKVGGHEHVRYSGSPIPMSLSEADYPHQVLQIDFEAGRRVGIEDIRVPRTVDILRLPSEGPLPLKEVLEQLKHLILPVRPEAEWPLLEIRVQLDKPEPGLRQQLDEVLADKPLRLVRIDKIQAGAAQSLADRLPEDALQGLDPAEVFLRRYRERYDAAPSAELLEAFHELLDKVHAGDAA